The sequence CCCAGAGTCCGTTGTAGCTTTCCTTGTCCAGTTCGATCTTATTAATCTGTCCGAGCAGCTTGCCCTTGAGAATCTCATAGGGCCGCAGGCGCACGCCCCGGTCGTTGATGACCTCGAAGACCATCGACACATCCGTCTGCTCCACCGCAAGGTTGATCAAGACCAGGCGATGCAGAAAATAGAACACGAACGTCTCGAAGCAGCGTTTGTCCTTTAGCTCCTTGTCCAAGCAGGCGCTGATGGTTTCGTAGTTCCTGACTAGATTCTGTGCGGTGATGCCGCTGCTGGTGTCTATAGCCTTCGAATCCACGCCGTCGAACAGCGCCTGCTGCGCGATCCTGTGGCCGACATGGTTCATCCAGAATTCCTGTTCGAATCCCGACTGACCGGCGATTTTACTGTCAATCCAGCCGGCCAGCTTCGATCCGTGCAGTTTCGCCAAATGGCGCAACTTGATCAGGACCAGCGACAGCGTGGTCAGGCGTTGCTGCCCGTCAACCACGTAGACTTGCCCATCCACGACATTGGTGACATAGGTGTTCAGGTAATACCAAGGGTAGTGCGCCGTGATCGTCTCTTTTCCAGGGTCCAGGTCGCTGGAGCGCGCGTACTGTCCCTTGAACTTGAAGAAGATGTCGTCGAGCAGCCGCAAAACAGGCTCATCGGTCCAACGGTAGTCGCGCTGGTAGAAGTCAATGTAGTAGGCTGTGTTGGAGAACACGCGGTCGATATTCTGTTTGTCAGGTGAGATGTCCATACGGTGTTATTTCCTCCAAGAGCATGCTGGACGCTGCGTCTGTGAGGCGCCTAACTATTAATAATCTGATCGGCATAGTTCCGAGTACGCGTCAACATAACACGGGTTGCGGCTATCGAGTAAGTGACAACATGGGTCTTATTTTCCGAGGACTTCACCAATCCTATCAGTGCTTTGACCCCGACAAACACTACGCCTTCTGTCCAGCATACCCAATCTTCGGCCGTTAGGCTCCATAAGCGGATCCGCGGAGCTATCGGCCCTCATCGCAGATCAGGCGTTAGCCCGCTTTGGCCCTCTCACTGCAGTGGAGAGAGGGATGGGAGTCACCGCGTTGTAGAGCGCATCGCGTTCGACCGGCTGTCGGGCTGTCTCGCGGATCATGGCGAGAAGCTGGTCGTGACGAAGCTCCTGATGGTGCGAGTTGTCGCCCAGGGCGTGCGTAATCTCATAATGCGTGACGGTCCCATCGAGGTCGTCTGCCCCGTACCACAGCGCAAGCTGCGCCACCGCCGGTGTCGTCATAATCCAGAACGCCTTCACATGAGGAATATTATCGAGGAGCAGTCTGGCGATGGCGATCTCGCGCAGGTTGGCATATCCGGTCGTGACCGGGAGATGGCTGAGCTCGGTGCCAACGGGATCAAAGGCCAATGGGACACAGCACATGAAACCGCCTGTTTCGTCCTGCAGGTCGCGGATATGGAGTAGGTGCGCCACCTTCTCCTCGACGGTTTCGATGTGGCCGTAGAGCATCGTTACGTTTGAGCGAATACCGGCCCGATGTACGCTCCTAGCAACGTCAAACCAGCCCTCATTGTCCAGCTTGGCTCTGAACAGCTCTTCGTGGACGCGGTCACTGAACACCTCCGCCCCGCCGCCCGGACAACAGTCGAGCCCGGCCGTCTTCAGATCGGCTAGCACCTCGTCTATCGGCTTATTGGCCACGCGCTGGATCTGTGCCAGCTCGATCATCGTGAAGGCCTTGACCTGGACGCCGGGTCTGGCATCTTTCACTGCTCTGATGACATCCAGATAGTACTCGTATGGCAGCTTCGGATTGATCCCGGCCACAATGTGAATCTCACGGATCGGAACGTCGTCATGCTTACGGATCTGATCCTGAATCTCCTGAATACTCAGCACATATCCTCGAGGGTCGCCGGCCGGGGCGTAAAATGAGCAGAACTTGCACCCCTTATTACAGATATTCGTATAGTTGATGTGCAGGTTACGGACGAAATAGGTCAGGTTGTCGCTCATCCGCTCCCTGACCAAGTTGGCCAGAAAGCCCACTGAGGTCAGGTCGGGCGTCTGATAGAGCGCCAGTCCGTCACACGCGTCCAGACGCACACCATCCAGTATCTTATGATAGATCTTGTCCAAACCGGAGGCCGCCAACCTGGATTCCATCAGCCGACTCATTGACGCCGTGCCCCTCTAGTCCGTTCGTCCAGGCTTCCCTGTTGACCACCCAACAAATCAATCGCCTGGAGGAGGGCAATGGCTCTCAGTTCGTAACTCTGTCGCGCCTGCTCATAGTCTTCAAGACTGAGCTTACCTGCCTGCTGATCGAACTCGAGCTCCTTAATGGCAGCATATACCGTCTGTTTCTCGGCCAGGAGTTCCTGCAACTCGTTCTGTTCCAACTCCAGTGGAGATCTCTCAGACGATTTGAAGAATGGAATGAGCACCGGCAAGAGGGCGAGAAAGAACAGCAGGCTGATGATCAGGATAAGCATCGCAACCACTGTTCAACGTTCAACGTGCAACGTGCAACGCTGAACATTGAATCGTGAACGTTGAACATTGAACCTTGAACCTTGAACGTTGAACCTTGAACATTGCACGTCGAACGTTCGTTAACGTTCCCACTCCTTCAGTTCCGATTCGAGTCGACTGGTATACCGCGGATCGGAAGGACCCGGCTGTTTCGCATTTGGTGCATGACCTCTTCCAATCGAGCGACGGATCGTGAGAGTAATGACAACGCCTCCGCCCAGGATGGCGACAAACGGCAGCAGCCAGGCAACCCAATTAAAGCCCTGGCGCATGGGCGAGAGCAGGATCCACTCGCCATAACGGCTGACGAAGTAGTTGCGGATCTGATCCGGACTCTCACCGTTCTTCAGCTTCTCGTGAATCACCTCGCGCATCTGTGTCGCCATTTCTGATGGTGAATCGGCCACCGAGAGGTTCTGGCATACGGGGCAACGCAACTCAGCCGCCAACCGAAGCGTCTGCTCCTCCACGCTACCGGCTACAGTGGCCGATGCCCATCTCGCTAATAGGATTCCCGCTATCAATAACGCGAGGAGCGTTTTACGCATGCGTGGTCCCCTTGTCAGCAACGCCCGCATCCCGAGTTCCTGGTGCTTTATCTAACCCCTTCACAACCTAGAACCTTGCACGTTGAACATTGCACCTTGAACCTTGAACCTTGAACTTCCTTCACAGCATCTCCTCGATCTTCGCCTTCAGCACCTTCTCATCGACGGCGCCGACGTGCTTATAGTGAATCGTCCCGTCCTTCCCGATAAAGAAGGTCTCCGGCACACCATAGACGCCGTAGTCGATCGAGATCTTCCCCTGGAGGTCAGGACCGCTTGGAAAGCTGAGCTTGAACCGATCAATGAACGCCTTCGCATCAGCATCCCGGTCCTGGATATCCACGCCAATGACCATCAACCCTCGGTCCCGATAGGTTTGCCAGGCGGTCTCCAGATGCGGCGCCTCCTCGTAGCAAGCCGGAAAGCACCAGGAGGCCCAGAAGTTGAGGACGACCGGCTTCCCGCGGAGTTGTTCCAGGCTATTGCGGCTACCATCAAACATGGTCAGAGCGAACGGCGGCGCCTGACGTCCAACCAGCGGAGACGGCACGTCCCTGGGGTTGGTTTTGAAGCCGTAGGCCAACAGCAGGAGGAGCGGGATGATGCTGAGGAGCAGGCTCAGCTTCTTCCAGGTTGCCATACGGCGTACTCCCCAGCCGCCTCGGTCGCGACCGCTCGTCGACGGTCCGGCCAGATCGCAATCAGCGAGCCCAGGACCATCACCCAGCCGCCGACCCAGATCCACATCACCAGCGGGCGAACCAGCGCCTTCACGGTGGCCGACGTCCCATCTTGCGTGAACGACGACAGGACCAGATACAGATCCTCCCGCATGGTCGAACGGACATCGACCGTCCCGATCGGCTGTTGCTCGGCAGGATAGAACCGCTTGGCGGGCCGCATTTCAGCGATCTTCTGGTTGGCGTTGAAGATCGTAAAGTTGCCCTGTACGACAAAGCGGTGCGGCTCTTGCCAGGCGCTCAGGTCATCAAATCGAACCTGATAACGGCCAAGCTGAAGCGACTCGCCCGGCTTGAGGGTGACCTCCTGTTCGAGCTTAAAAACCGACGAGGCGGTGATGCCGATCACGAGGAACGCCATCCCCAGGTGGACAATCAGCCCGCCGTAGCGCCGCCGCCCCCGGCTGGTGAGTCGCGAGAGTGCGGTCAGATACCCCTCGCCCGTATTTCGGCGCCGCGCCCGGACGCCACGGACAAACTCCTGGCATACGGTCACGGCAGTAAAGAGGCTGAGGGCAAAGGCCAGGAGCGGGTACAACCCCCGCACCCCGAAGAGCCAGCAGATACCGGTACCCACCAGAGTAAGATACACGGGTCCGGCAAAGGTTCGGCGCAGACTCTCAAGCGAGGCGTGCCGCCAGGCAATCAGCGGTCCAATGGCCATCAGAAAGATCAGACTCAGGCCGATGGGGACGTTCACCGTATTAAAGAACGGCTCGCCCACGCTGACCTTGACCCCGCGAACCGCCTCGGACAGGAGAGGAAACAGCGTCCCAAGGAGGACTGAAAACGCAAACCCCAGGAGCAACAGATTGTTCACCAGAAACGCGCTCTCACGGG is a genomic window of Candidatus Methylomirabilis lanthanidiphila containing:
- the mqnE_1 gene encoding Aminodeoxyfutalosine synthase, which codes for MSRLMESRLAASGLDKIYHKILDGVRLDACDGLALYQTPDLTSVGFLANLVRERMSDNLTYFVRNLHINYTNICNKGCKFCSFYAPAGDPRGYVLSIQEIQDQIRKHDDVPIREIHIVAGINPKLPYEYYLDVIRAVKDARPGVQVKAFTMIELAQIQRVANKPIDEVLADLKTAGLDCCPGGGAEVFSDRVHEELFRAKLDNEGWFDVARSVHRAGIRSNVTMLYGHIETVEEKVAHLLHIRDLQDETGGFMCCVPLAFDPVGTELSHLPVTTGYANLREIAIARLLLDNIPHVKAFWIMTTPAVAQLALWYGADDLDGTVTHYEITHALGDNSHHQELRHDQLLAMIRETARQPVERDALYNAVTPIPLSTAVRGPKRANA
- the ccmH gene encoding Cytochrome c-type biogenesis protein CcmH precursor — protein: MRALLTRGPRMRKTLLALLIAGILLARWASATVAGSVEEQTLRLAAELRCPVCQNLSVADSPSEMATQMREVIHEKLKNGESPDQIRNYFVSRYGEWILLSPMRQGFNWVAWLLPFVAILGGGVVITLTIRRSIGRGHAPNAKQPGPSDPRYTSRLESELKEWER
- a CDS encoding membrane protein — its product is MATWKKLSLLLSIIPLLLLLAYGFKTNPRDVPSPLVGRQAPPFALTMFDGSRNSLEQLRGKPVVLNFWASWCFPACYEEAPHLETAWQTYRDRGLMVIGVDIQDRDADAKAFIDRFKLSFPSGPDLQGKISIDYGVYGVPETFFIGKDGTIHYKHVGAVDEKVLKAKIEEML